The following proteins come from a genomic window of Malus domestica chromosome 02, GDT2T_hap1:
- the LOC103400883 gene encoding protein RTE1-HOMOLOG-like isoform X1, producing the protein MFGHKMFRKHSVLSCMQHDLKILCLPILAMETSAGPEHNLRIDGSDSPTLQIDPKRSRFPCCIVWTPLPVISWLVPFVGHIGICREDGVILDFAGPNFVCVDNFSFGAATRYIQINKEKCCAITDLSEYQSEDQYGENEPGRDIKTWDDALQKGTQEFQHRAYNLFTCNCHSFVANNLNRLGFRSGGWNVVNLAALIFLKGQWVSTAAVVQSLLPFLIIFCLGVALAGSTFLTYLGFFTAFLVGWFLLGTYCFKSLIQL; encoded by the exons ATGTTTGGTCATAAGATGTTCAGAAAGCATTCCGTTTTATCTTGTATGCAACATGATTTGAAAATTCTTTGT CTTCCAATTTTGGCAATGGAAACAAGTGCAGGCCCCGAGCACAACTTGAGGATTGATGGAAGTGATTCACCGACTTTGCAAATTGACCCCAAAAGATCCCGGTTCCCATGCTGCATTGTGTGGACACCCCTTCCTGTTATTTCATGGTTGGTTCCTTTCGTTGGCCACATTGGCATATGCAGAGAAGATGGCGTGATATTGGACTTTGCAGGGCCCAATTTCGTCTGTGTGGATAACTTTTCTTTTGGAGCAGCAACTCGCTAcatccaaataaacaaagaaaag TGTTGCGCTATTACCGATCTGTCTGAGTACCAAAGTGAGGATCAATATGGGGAGAATGAACCCGGTAGAGACATAAAGACATGGGATGATGCACTCCAGAAGGGCACTCAGGAATTCCAACACCGAGCTTACAACCTTTTTACCTGCAATTGCCACTCCTTTGTAGCCAACAACCTAAACAGGTTAGGGTTTCGGTCTGGTGGGTGGAATGTGGTGAACCTTGCAGCTCTGATCTTCCTCAAGGGTCAATGGGTGAGCACAGCAGCCGTGGTGCAATCCTTACTAccgtttttaataatattctgtCTCGGAGTTGCATTAGCAGGTTCAACCTTCCTAACGTACCTGGGTTTCTTCACCGCCTTTCTCGTCGGTTGGTTTCTTCTTGGTACGTACTGTTTCAAGAGTTTGATCCAATTGTAG
- the LOC103426798 gene encoding thioredoxin H-type, whose translation MATEEGQVFSCHTVEAWEQQLQKANDSKKLMVVDFTASWCGPCRFIAPFLAELAKKLPNVIFVKVDVDELKTVAQDWAVEAMPTFMFLKEGKIVDKVVGAKKDELQQTISKHVGTASA comes from the exons ATGGCGACAGAGGAGGGACAAGTTTTCAGCTGCCACACTGTGGAGGCATGGGAGCAGCAGCTCCAGAAGGCCAACGACTCCAAGAAGCTG ATGGTTGTTGATTTCACTGCTTCATGGTGCGGACCATGCCGCTTCATCGCACCATTCTTGGCGGAGTTGGCTAAGAAGCTGCCGAATGTCATCTTCGTGAAGGTTGACGTCGATGAACTGAAG ACGGTCGCGCAGGACTGGGCGGTAGAGGCAATGCCAACGTTCATGTTCCTGAAGGAAGGGAAGATCGTGGACAAGGTGGTCGGAGCGAAGAAAGACGAGCTGCAGCAGACTATCTCGAAGCATGTGGGCACTGCTTCTGCCTGA
- the LOC103400865 gene encoding ribosomal RNA small subunit methyltransferase, mitochondrial, with protein sequence MLRVLKPLSGLSPKQHSLGQLQSRYRYRRHPKNDGGGDGVWKTEEKKDGYLQLHKNKGQHLLTNQRILDSIVRKSAIKPTDTVLEIGPGTGNLTLKLLEAAQMVVAVELDKRMVEVLQKRVAESGVQDRLTVICKDALKAEFPPFDLVVANIPYGISSPLVAKLVYGARPFRSATLLLQKEFARRLLAKPGDSEFNRLAVNVNLVADVEFVMDVSKREFVPCPKVDSSVVIIRPKPEVPNVDLNEWWAFTKACFCKKNKTLGATFKQKKKVMELLGMSKLAGSNGESKDYISSTDNDDDEGESDEEEFSPSPCSEMGASSFKEKLMGVLKSADFEDKRPSKLSNEELLHLLALFNQAGIYFHDQSKSRNAENESFTVAYS encoded by the exons ATGCTTCGAGTCCTAAAACCTCTTTCTGGACTCAGCCCCAAGCAACATTCACTTGGGCAGCTGCAATCGAGGTACAGATATCGCCGCCACCCCAAAAACGATGGCGGCGGCGATGGCGTTTGGAAAACAGAGGAGAAGAAGGATGGTTATTTGCAATTGCACAAGAACAAAGGGCAGCACCTCTTAACCAATCAACGAATTCTCGACAGTATTGTTCGAAAATCCGCGATAAAACCTACCGACACCGTCCTCGAGATCGGACCCGGCACCGGAAATCTCACCCTCAAGCTTCTAGAAGCCGCCCAGATGGTCGTCGCCGTCGAACTTGATAAGCGGATGGTGGAGGTTCTTCAAAAGCGAGTTGCGGAGAGTGGGGTTCAAGATCGTTTGACT GTTATCTGTAAAGATGCATTGAAGGCGGAGTTTCCACCGTTTGATCTTGTTGTGGCGAACATTCCATACGGAATATCTTCGCCTCTGGTGGCTAAATTGGTGTACGGGGCAAGGCCGTTTCGGAGCGCCACACTGCTGCTGCAAAAGGAGTTTGCGAGGAGATTGTTGGCTAAGCCAGGCGACTCGGAGTTCAACCGCTTGGCTGTGAATGTGAACCTGGTGGCGGATGTGGAGTTTGTCATGGATGTGAGCAAGAGGGAGTTTGTTCCTTGCCCAAAAGTCGATTCATCCGTGGTTATAATAAGGCCAAAACCTGAGGTTCCGAACGTTGATCTAAACGAATGGTGGGCTTTCACGAAAGCTTGTTTCTGTAAGAAGAACAAGACGCTTGGGGCTACATTCAAGCAGAAGAAAAAGGTGATGGAGCTACTGGGGATGTCCAAACTGGCAGGCTCAAATGGTGAAAGCAAAGATTATATTAGCAGCACTGACAACGACGACGATGAAGGAGAGAGTGATGAAGAGGAGTTTTCTCCGTCTCCTTGCTCGGAAATGGGGGCAAGTTCTTTCAAGGAGAAGTTAATGGGGGTTCTGAAATCAGCTGATTTCGAAGACAAGAGGCCTTCGAAGCTGTCGAATGAGGAGTTACTGCATCTACTGGCATTGTTTAATCAAGCGGGAATATATTTTCATGATCAGTCCAAGAGTAGGAATGCAGAGAATGAATCATTTACTGTTGCTTACAGTTGA
- the LOC103401047 gene encoding protein MICRORCHIDIA 2-like, producing MAPKREKDATTVVELDSDDENGAGAGPQNQTNKAPPQTTSQPPQQPAIPNNQTLESRSFWRAGDYAVGPTSRASIAQGQLEHARVHPKFLHSNATSHKWAFGAIAELLDNAVDEVQNGATFVSVDKIDIVKDNSPALLFQDDGGGMDPEGMRKCMSLGYSTKKANTTIGQYGNGFKTSTMRLGADVIVFSRAIRAGKATQSVGLLSYTFLRRTGQDDVIVPMVDYDISGNWVEPIIYGSQDDWTSNLKTILEWSPFASKDDLMRQFEEIGSHGTRILIYNLWLNDEGIYELSFDDDDEDIRLREEATRVTSVVAQRKINDLQSHISYRIRFSLRAYASILYLRRFTDFKIILRGKPVQQYDIKDDLKYVDIVPYKPQLAILKEVTVETTIGFIKEAPALPVSGFNVYHKNRLIRPFWKVTADGSSKGNGVVGILEANFIEPAHDKQDFERSSLFTRLENRLKQMVNDFWKSKCHFVGYQPIGFTRNLPKDPTYKSSARLVLNSMNLDQTMDDLPANIVQDTSNGQHGSGHQTGFENDSPTMSNEVVGSADDIEPMTVDQICEENIQLFMRCDAQMQKESELRKTVENLEKELELAKRKNAQLASYLETKRKHKMLKQPTENDLIKS from the exons ATGGCGCCTAAAAGGGAGAAGGACGCCACTACCGTGGTGGAGCTCGACAGCGACGACGAGAACGGCGCCGGCGCCGGACCACAAAATCAGACAAACAAAGCACCGCCGCAGACGACATCCCAACCTCCGCAACAGCCCGCGATCCCCAACAATCAAACCCTAGAATCTCGTAGTTTCTGGCGAGCCGGCGATTATGCAGTGGGTCCCACCAGCAGGGCCTCCATTGCACAGGGGCAGCTTGAGCACGCCCGAGTCCATCCCAAGTTTCTTCACTCCAATGCTACTTCGCACAAATGGGCTTTTGGCG CCATTGCTGAGCTCTTGGATAATGCTGTTGATGAG GTACAAAATGGTGCAACTTTCGTGAGTGTCGATAAAATCGACATTGTGAAAGATAACTCTCCAGCCTTACTTTTCCAAG ATGATGGCGGTGGAATGGATCCCGAAGGTATGCGCAAATGCATGAGCTTGGGGTATTCTACAAAGAAGGCAAACACGACCATTGGGCAAT ATGGTAATGGATTCAAGACAAGCACTATGCGGCTAGGTGCTGATGTAATTGTTTTCAGTCGTGCAATTCGTGCAGg AAAAGCTACCCAGAGTGTTGGTCTTTTATCTTACACGTTCCTACGGAGAACTGGGCAGGATGACGTTATTGTTCCAATG GTTGATTATGACATCTCTGGAAATTGGGTGGAACCAATCATTTATGGCTCACAGGATGACTGGACTTCTAATTTGAAAACAATCTTAGAATGGTCTCCCTTTGCATCAAAGGACGATCTCATGCGACAG TTTGAGGAAATCGGATCGCATGGAACAAGAATACTTATATACAATTTGTGGctaaatgatgaaggaatatatgagctgagttttgatgatgatgatgag GATATACGGTTGAGAGAAGAAGCTACCCGTGTAACTTCAGTTGTAGCACAAAGGAAAATCAACGATCTACAATCACATATATCTTACCGTATCCGCTTTTCATTGAGG GCTTATGCTTCCATTCTGTACCTCAGAAGATTTACAGACTTCAAGATTATACTGAGGGGAAAACCTGTACAGCAATATGATATTAAAGATGACTTGAAATATGTAGACATTGTACCGTACAAGCCTCAGCTGGCTATATTGAAAGAG GTTACAGTGGAAACAACCATTGGATTCATTAAAGAGGCACCTGCACTTCCAGTTAGTGGCTTCAATGTGTACCACAAGAATCGCCTCATCAGG CCCTTCTGGAAAGTCACAGCTGATGGCTCTTCAAAGGGGAATGGTGTTGTTG GAATTCTTGAAGCAAATTTTATAGAGCCCGCACATGATAAGCAGGATTTTGAGAGATCTTCATTGTTTACCCGGCTTGAAAATAGGCTGAAACAAATGGTAAATGATTTCTG GAAAAGCAAATGTCACTTTGTGGGATATCAGCCTATTGGTTTTACTCGCAACCTGCCAAAGGACCCGACGTATAAATCTTCTGCTAGACTAGTATTGAATTCGATGAATCTTGACCAAACTATGGATGACCTTCCTGCTAATATTGTACAAGATACGAGCAATGGGCAGCATGGAAGTGGCCACCAAACTGGTTTTGAAAACGATTCGCCAACT ATGTCGAATGAGGTAGTGGGGTCCGCGGACGATATAGAGcccatgacagttgatcagatatgcGAAGAGAATATACAACTTTTCATGAG GTGTGATGCACAGatgcagaaggagtccgaactgagaaAGACG GTTGAAAACCTAGAGAAGGAGTTGGAGCTGGCCAAAAGGAAGAACGCACAACTTGCTTCATATCTAGAGACGAAGAGGAAACATAAAATGTTGAAACAACCTACTGAAAATGATTTGATAAAATCATAA
- the LOC103400925 gene encoding beta-galactosidase 3, translating into METNSVSKLGFFLGLFLLLGFQLVHCTVTYDRKAIVINGQRRILISGSIHYPRSTPEMWEDLIQKAKEGGLDVVETYVFWNVHEPTPGNYNFEGRYDLVRFLKTIQNAGLYAHLRIGPYVCAEWNNGGFPVWLKYVPGISFRTDNEPFKRAMQGFTEKIVRLMKSENLFESQGGPIILSQIENEYGAQSKLLGAAGHNYITWAAEMAVGLDTGVPWVMCKEEDAPDPVINTCNGFYCDSFSPNQPYKPTIWTETWSGWFTEFGGPIHQRPVQDLAYAVARFIQKGGSFVNYYMYHGGTNFGRTAGGPFITTSYDYDAPLDEYGLIRQPKYGHLKELHKAIKMCERALVSADPIITSLGSFQQAHVYTSESGDCSAFLSNHDSNSAARVMFNNMHYNLPPWSISILPDCRNVVFNTAKVGVQTSQMQMLPTNIPMLSWESYDEDLTSLDDSSTLTAPGLLEQINVTRDSTDYLWYITSVDIASSESFLRGGELPTLIVQSTGHAVHIFINGQLTGSAFGTRQSRRFTYTGKVNLRAGTNRIALLSIAVGLPNVGGHFEAWNTGILGPVALHGLDQGKWDLSWQKWTYQVGLKGEAMNLASPNDFSSVEWMSGSLIAQKQQPLTWHKTIFNEPEGNEPLALDLEGMGKGQIWINGQSIGRYWTAFANGNCNGCSYAGGFRPTKCQSGCGQPTQRYYHVPRSWLKPTQNLLVLFEELGGDPSRISLVKRAVSSVCSEVAEYHPTIKNWHIESYGKVEDFHSPKVHLRCNPGQAISSIKFASFGTPLGTCGSYQQGTCHATTSYSVLQKKCIGKQRCAVTISNSNFGDPCPNVLKRLSVEAVCAPTTSTNMEPNSRG; encoded by the exons ATGGAAACCAACTCAGTTTCCAAGCTGGGTTTTTTCTTGGGGTTGTTTTTGTTGCTGGGTTTTCAGCTGGTTCACTGTACTGTCACATATGACAGGAAGGCCATTGTGATTAATGGGCAGAGAAGAATCCTAATTTCTGGTTCAATACATTACCCCAGAAGCACTCCTGAG ATGTGGGAAGATCTGATTCAGAAGGCAAAAGAAGGAGGGCTTGATGTGGTTGAAACCTATGTGTTCTGGAATGTGCATGAGCCTACTCCTGGCAAT TACAATTTTGAAGGGAGGTATGATCTGGTGAGGTTCCTCAAGACCATACAGAATGCAGGGCTCTATGCTCACCTTCGCATTGGCCCTTACGTTTGTGCAGAGTGGAACAATGG GGGTTTTCCTGTGTGGCTGAAGTATGTTCCAGGCATCAGCTTCAGAACAGACAATGAGCCTTTCAAG AGGGCAATGCAAGGGTTCACAGAAAAGATTGTGCGACTGATGAAGAGTGAAAATTTGTTTGAGTCCCAGGGTGGTCCCATCATTCTCTCTCAG ATTGAGAACGAGTATGGAGCACAAAGTAAGTTACTTGGAGCTGCTGGCCATAATTACATAACTTGGGCGGCAGAAATGGCGGTTGGGTTGGACACCGGAGTGCCATGGGTGATGTGCAAGGAGGAAGATGCTCCAGATCCAGTG ATAAACACATGTAACGGTTTCTACTGTGATTCTTTCTCTCCCAACCAGCCCTATAAGCCTACGATTTGGACAGAGACATGGAGTGGATG GTTTACGGAGTTTGGAGGTCCAATTCACCAACGACCAGTTCAGGATTTAGCATATGCAGTTGCGAGATTCATACAGAAAGGAGGATCATTTGTTAACTATTACATG TACCACGGGGGTACTAATTTTGGACGCACAGCCGGGGGCCCTTTCATCACTACCAGCTACGACTATGATGCTCCATTAGATGAATATG GTTTAATCAGGCAGCCAAAGTATGGCCATCTAAAGGAGCTTCACAAGGCTATTAAGATGTGTGAACGGGCTTTAGTATCAGCGGATCCAATCATCACTTCACTGGGGAGTTTTCAACAG GCTCATGTGTACACTTCCGAATCAGGAGATTGCTCGGCATTTCTTTCAAACCATGATTCCAATTCAGCTGCGAGAGTCATGTTTAATAACATGCACTACAACCTACCTCCTTGGTCAATCAGTATCCTTCCTGATTGCAGAAATGTAGTCTTTAACACTGCAAAG GTTGGAGTTCAAACGTCACAAATGCAAATGTTGCCAACAAATATTCCAATGCTATCATGGGAGAGTTATGATGAAGATCTTACTTCTCTGGATGACAGCTCAACATTGACCGCTCCTGGTCTACTGGAACAGATAAATGTCACGAGGGATAGTACTGATTACCTCTGGTACATAACAAG TGTCGATATTGCTTCATCTGAGTCCTTCCTGCGTGGAGGGGAACTCCCGACCCTTATTGTTCAATCAACAGGCCATGCTGTGCACATCTTCATTAATGGGCAGCTTACAG GTTCTGCCTTCGGAACAAGGCAGAGTAGGAGATTCACATATACTGGCAAGGTCAATCTACGTGCCGGAACAAACAGAATTGCACTTCTGAGTATTGCCGTCGGATTACCT AATGTGGGCGGACACTTTGAGGCTTGGAATACTGGAATCCTCGGCCCCGTTGCACTTCATGGACTTGACCAGGGAAAATGGGACTTATCTTGGCAGAAGTGGACCTACCAG GTCGGATTGAAGGGAGAAGCCATGAATCTTGCATCTCCAAATGATTTTTCCTCCGTCGAATGGATGAGCGGATCATTAATTGCACAGAAACAGCAGCCATTGACTTGGCACAAG ACCATTTTCAATGAACCCGAAGGAAACGAGCCATTGGCTTTGGATTTGGAGGGAATGGGAAAAGGCCAAATATGGATTAATGGACAGAGTATTGGGAGATACTGGACTGCATTTGCTAATGGTAATTGCAATGGGTGCAGTTATGCTGGAGGGTTTAGGCCTACGAAGTGTCAATCGGGTTGCGGCCAACCCACACAACGATA ttATCATGTGCCTCGATCTTGGTTAAAGCCAACGCAGAATCTGTTGGTACTTTTTGAGGAACTTGGAGGGGATCCCTCCAGAATTTCTCTAGTAAAGAGAGCTGTGAGCAGTGTTTGCTCTGAGGTTGCTGAATACCACCCAACAATCAAGAATTGGCACATCGAAAGCTATGGAAAAGTAGAAGACTTCCACAGCCCCAAGGTTCACTTGCGGTGTAACCCAGGCCAGGCTATCTCTTCCATCAAATTCGCTAGCTTCGGAACACCCTTGGGAACCTGTGGGAGCTACCAACAAGGAACTTGCCATGCGACCACATCATATTCTGTATTGCAGAAG AAGTGCATAGGGAAGCAGAGATGTGCAGTCACCATATCCAACAGCAACTTTGGAGATCCATGTCCGAATGTGTTGAAGCGGCTGTCAGTAGAAGCTGTTTGTGCTCCCACAACTTCAACGAACATGGAACCCAATTCGCGGGGTTAG
- the LOC103400883 gene encoding protein RTE1-HOMOLOG-like isoform X3 yields the protein MFGHKMFRKHSVLSCMQHDLKILCQLPILAMETSAGPEHNLRIDGSDSPTLQIDPKRSRFPCCIVWTPLPVISWLVPFVGHIGICREDGVILDFAGPNFVCVDNFSFGAATRYIQINKEKCCAITDLSEYQSEDQYGENEPGRDIKTWDDALQKGTQEFQHRAYNLFTCNCHSFVANNLNRLGFRSGGWNVVNLAALIFLKGQWVSTAAVVQSLLPFLIIFCLGVALAGSTFLTYLGFFTAFLVGWFLLGTYCFKSLIQL from the exons ATGTTTGGTCATAAGATGTTCAGAAAGCATTCCGTTTTATCTTGTATGCAACATGATTTGAAAATTCTTTGT CAGCTTCCAATTTTGGCAATGGAAACAAGTGCAGGCCCCGAGCACAACTTGAGGATTGATGGAAGTGATTCACCGACTTTGCAAATTGACCCCAAAAGATCCCGGTTCCCATGCTGCATTGTGTGGACACCCCTTCCTGTTATTTCATGGTTGGTTCCTTTCGTTGGCCACATTGGCATATGCAGAGAAGATGGCGTGATATTGGACTTTGCAGGGCCCAATTTCGTCTGTGTGGATAACTTTTCTTTTGGAGCAGCAACTCGCTAcatccaaataaacaaagaaaag TGTTGCGCTATTACCGATCTGTCTGAGTACCAAAGTGAGGATCAATATGGGGAGAATGAACCCGGTAGAGACATAAAGACATGGGATGATGCACTCCAGAAGGGCACTCAGGAATTCCAACACCGAGCTTACAACCTTTTTACCTGCAATTGCCACTCCTTTGTAGCCAACAACCTAAACAGGTTAGGGTTTCGGTCTGGTGGGTGGAATGTGGTGAACCTTGCAGCTCTGATCTTCCTCAAGGGTCAATGGGTGAGCACAGCAGCCGTGGTGCAATCCTTACTAccgtttttaataatattctgtCTCGGAGTTGCATTAGCAGGTTCAACCTTCCTAACGTACCTGGGTTTCTTCACCGCCTTTCTCGTCGGTTGGTTTCTTCTTGGTACGTACTGTTTCAAGAGTTTGATCCAATTGTAG
- the LOC103400883 gene encoding protein RTE1-HOMOLOG-like isoform X4, producing the protein METSAGPEHNLRIDGSDSPTLQIDPKRSRFPCCIVWTPLPVISWLVPFVGHIGICREDGVILDFAGPNFVCVDNFSFGAATRYIQINKEKCCAITDLSEYQSEDQYGENEPGRDIKTWDDALQKGTQEFQHRAYNLFTCNCHSFVANNLNRLGFRSGGWNVVNLAALIFLKGQWVSTAAVVQSLLPFLIIFCLGVALAGSTFLTYLGFFTAFLVGWFLLGTYCFKSLIQL; encoded by the exons ATGGAAACAAGTGCAGGCCCCGAGCACAACTTGAGGATTGATGGAAGTGATTCACCGACTTTGCAAATTGACCCCAAAAGATCCCGGTTCCCATGCTGCATTGTGTGGACACCCCTTCCTGTTATTTCATGGTTGGTTCCTTTCGTTGGCCACATTGGCATATGCAGAGAAGATGGCGTGATATTGGACTTTGCAGGGCCCAATTTCGTCTGTGTGGATAACTTTTCTTTTGGAGCAGCAACTCGCTAcatccaaataaacaaagaaaag TGTTGCGCTATTACCGATCTGTCTGAGTACCAAAGTGAGGATCAATATGGGGAGAATGAACCCGGTAGAGACATAAAGACATGGGATGATGCACTCCAGAAGGGCACTCAGGAATTCCAACACCGAGCTTACAACCTTTTTACCTGCAATTGCCACTCCTTTGTAGCCAACAACCTAAACAGGTTAGGGTTTCGGTCTGGTGGGTGGAATGTGGTGAACCTTGCAGCTCTGATCTTCCTCAAGGGTCAATGGGTGAGCACAGCAGCCGTGGTGCAATCCTTACTAccgtttttaataatattctgtCTCGGAGTTGCATTAGCAGGTTCAACCTTCCTAACGTACCTGGGTTTCTTCACCGCCTTTCTCGTCGGTTGGTTTCTTCTTGGTACGTACTGTTTCAAGAGTTTGATCCAATTGTAG
- the LOC103400883 gene encoding protein RTE1-HOMOLOG-like isoform X2 → MEHASEQIVFVPKCFPSDALDFIWLPILAMETSAGPEHNLRIDGSDSPTLQIDPKRSRFPCCIVWTPLPVISWLVPFVGHIGICREDGVILDFAGPNFVCVDNFSFGAATRYIQINKEKCCAITDLSEYQSEDQYGENEPGRDIKTWDDALQKGTQEFQHRAYNLFTCNCHSFVANNLNRLGFRSGGWNVVNLAALIFLKGQWVSTAAVVQSLLPFLIIFCLGVALAGSTFLTYLGFFTAFLVGWFLLGTYCFKSLIQL, encoded by the exons ATGGAGCATGCATCGGAGCAGATTGTTTTCGTGCCAAAATGTTTTCCATCAGATGCCTTAGACTTTATCTGG CTTCCAATTTTGGCAATGGAAACAAGTGCAGGCCCCGAGCACAACTTGAGGATTGATGGAAGTGATTCACCGACTTTGCAAATTGACCCCAAAAGATCCCGGTTCCCATGCTGCATTGTGTGGACACCCCTTCCTGTTATTTCATGGTTGGTTCCTTTCGTTGGCCACATTGGCATATGCAGAGAAGATGGCGTGATATTGGACTTTGCAGGGCCCAATTTCGTCTGTGTGGATAACTTTTCTTTTGGAGCAGCAACTCGCTAcatccaaataaacaaagaaaag TGTTGCGCTATTACCGATCTGTCTGAGTACCAAAGTGAGGATCAATATGGGGAGAATGAACCCGGTAGAGACATAAAGACATGGGATGATGCACTCCAGAAGGGCACTCAGGAATTCCAACACCGAGCTTACAACCTTTTTACCTGCAATTGCCACTCCTTTGTAGCCAACAACCTAAACAGGTTAGGGTTTCGGTCTGGTGGGTGGAATGTGGTGAACCTTGCAGCTCTGATCTTCCTCAAGGGTCAATGGGTGAGCACAGCAGCCGTGGTGCAATCCTTACTAccgtttttaataatattctgtCTCGGAGTTGCATTAGCAGGTTCAACCTTCCTAACGTACCTGGGTTTCTTCACCGCCTTTCTCGTCGGTTGGTTTCTTCTTGGTACGTACTGTTTCAAGAGTTTGATCCAATTGTAG